A window from Argopecten irradians isolate NY chromosome 3, Ai_NY, whole genome shotgun sequence encodes these proteins:
- the LOC138317291 gene encoding maleylacetoacetate isomerase-like: protein MAKPVLYTYFRSSCSWRVRIALAWKGIEYESQFVNLVKDGGQQKKEEYASINPMKQVPALVIDGTTMTQSVAMLEYLEEVHPEKPLLPADPLDRVKVREIVSVISGGIQPLQNLSVLQKIGDEGKMEWGKFWIDKGFQALEQILKRTAGKYCVGDTVTIADACLVPQVYNANRFKVEMDQYPIISRINESLLQLDPFKESHPSKMADCPENLRS, encoded by the exons ccAGTGCTGTACACTTACTTTCGGAGTTCCTGCTCCTGGAGGGTAAGGATTG CACTTGCGTGGAAAGGCATTGAATATGAATCTCAGTTTGTTAATTTGGTAAAAGATGGCGGACAGCAG AAAAAAGAGGAGTATGCCAGCATCAACCCGATGAAGCAGGTCCCAGCATTAGTTATAGATGGCACTACAATGACACAGTCT GTAGCCATGCTGGAATACTTAGAAGAAGTTCACCCAGAGAAGCCCCTCCTACCAGCTGATCCTCTGGACAGGGTTAAG GTGCGAGAGATTGTGTCAGTTATATCGGGAGGAATTCAGCCGCTCCAGAATCTCAGTGTGCTACAAAAAATCGGCGACGAGGGGAAAATGGAATGGGGAAAATTCTGGATAGACAAGGGATTTCAAg CTCTAGAACAAATTTTGAAGCGTACTGCAGGGAAGTACTGCGtaggtgacacagtaacaataGCAGACGCTTGTCTTGTGCCTCAAGTGTACAACGCTAACAG ATTTAAGGTAGAAATGGACCAGTATCCTATTATTTCTCGCATCAATGAATCTCTGCTCCAACTGGATCCCTTCAAAGAATCTCATCCATCCAAAATGGCTGACTGCCCTGAGAATCTCCGAAGTTGA